From a region of the Neobacillus niacini genome:
- the tkt gene encoding transketolase — protein sequence MFDTIDALSVTSIRTLSIDMIEKANSGHPGMPMGAAPMTYTLWTRFMNHNPKNPEWFNRDRFVLSAGHGSALLYSMLHLSGYNLSMDDLKQFRQWGSKTPGHPEYRHTEGVEATTGPLGQGIAMAVGMAMAERHTASVYNKDNYEIVNHYTYSICGDGDLMEGVSAEAASLAGHLKLGRLVVLYDSNDISLDGDLNKSFSESVKERFLSYGWQYLRVEDGNNLEEISKALEEARNDLDRPTMIEVRTVIGYGSPNRAGTSGVHGSPLGANELKLTKEAYKWTFEEDFHVPQEVYDNFKNLIVENGTKKEKEWNDLFAQYKKEYPELANQLETVLKNELPEGWDKDIPVYSEGKALASRASSGEALNGIAKNLPIFIGGSADLAGSNKTMIKGTGDFAPGNYEGRNIWFGVREFAMGAAMNGIALHGGVKIFGGTFFVFSDYLRPAIRLAALMGLPVTYVFTHDSIAVGEDGPTHEPVEQLAALRAMPGLSIIRPADGNETAAAWKLAVESTNKPTALVLTRQDLPTLKGTDQNAYEGVSKGAYVVAPSEKETPDALLLATGSEVSLAVEAQAALAGEGIHVSVVSMPSWDRFEQQSQEYKNSVLPKNVKKRLGIEVGSSFGWHKYTGDEGDVLAIDTFGASAPGEKIMEEYGFSVSNVVARVKALLQK from the coding sequence ATGTTTGATACAATTGATGCTTTATCCGTAACCTCTATTCGTACGCTTTCAATCGATATGATTGAAAAGGCAAATTCAGGCCATCCTGGTATGCCGATGGGTGCCGCACCAATGACCTACACTTTATGGACTCGTTTCATGAACCACAACCCAAAAAACCCAGAGTGGTTTAACCGTGATCGTTTTGTATTATCAGCAGGACATGGATCTGCTTTATTGTACAGCATGCTTCATTTATCTGGTTATAATCTATCAATGGATGACTTAAAGCAATTCCGTCAGTGGGGAAGTAAAACTCCTGGACATCCAGAGTACCGTCATACTGAAGGAGTAGAAGCGACTACTGGTCCACTTGGACAAGGTATCGCGATGGCTGTTGGTATGGCAATGGCAGAGCGCCATACAGCTAGTGTCTACAATAAAGACAATTATGAAATTGTGAACCATTATACATATAGTATTTGTGGTGATGGAGATTTAATGGAAGGTGTATCTGCTGAGGCTGCATCACTAGCGGGACACTTAAAATTAGGCCGTTTGGTAGTTTTATACGATTCAAACGATATCTCACTTGATGGCGATTTGAATAAGTCGTTCTCAGAAAGTGTAAAAGAACGTTTCTTATCATATGGCTGGCAATATCTTCGAGTAGAAGATGGAAATAATCTAGAAGAAATTTCTAAAGCGCTGGAAGAAGCTCGAAACGACCTTGACCGTCCTACAATGATTGAAGTTAGAACGGTTATCGGATACGGCTCACCAAACCGCGCAGGAACTTCTGGTGTCCATGGATCTCCGCTTGGAGCAAACGAATTAAAGCTTACAAAAGAAGCTTATAAATGGACTTTTGAGGAAGATTTCCATGTTCCGCAGGAAGTATATGATAACTTCAAAAACCTTATCGTTGAAAACGGTACTAAGAAAGAAAAAGAATGGAATGACCTTTTTGCACAATACAAAAAGGAATATCCTGAACTTGCCAATCAATTAGAAACAGTATTGAAAAATGAATTACCTGAAGGCTGGGATAAAGATATTCCAGTTTACTCAGAAGGTAAAGCTCTAGCTAGCCGTGCATCATCTGGTGAAGCTCTAAACGGTATCGCGAAAAACTTACCAATCTTTATCGGCGGATCTGCTGACCTTGCTGGTTCTAATAAAACGATGATCAAAGGTACAGGAGATTTTGCACCAGGCAACTACGAAGGCAGAAATATTTGGTTTGGTGTTCGTGAATTTGCAATGGGTGCAGCAATGAACGGTATCGCTTTACATGGCGGAGTGAAAATTTTTGGAGGAACATTCTTTGTATTCTCTGATTACCTGCGTCCAGCAATCCGTTTGGCTGCGTTAATGGGCTTACCAGTAACGTATGTATTCACTCATGATAGTATTGCTGTTGGTGAAGATGGACCTACACATGAGCCTGTTGAACAACTTGCAGCACTACGCGCAATGCCGGGTCTTTCTATTATCCGTCCAGCAGACGGTAACGAGACAGCAGCAGCATGGAAGCTAGCAGTTGAATCTACAAACAAACCTACTGCTTTAGTATTAACACGTCAGGATCTGCCAACTCTTAAAGGAACAGATCAAAACGCTTACGAAGGCGTATCAAAAGGTGCTTATGTGGTTGCTCCTTCTGAAAAGGAGACTCCAGATGCATTACTACTAGCAACTGGTTCTGAAGTAAGTTTAGCAGTTGAAGCACAAGCTGCTTTAGCTGGTGAAGGAATTCATGTATCTGTTGTAAGCATGCCATCATGGGATCGCTTTGAACAGCAATCACAAGAATATAAAAACTCAGTTCTTCCTAAAAACGTGAAGAAGCGTCTTGGAATTGAGGTTGGTTCATCATTCGGCTGGCACAAATACACAGGTGATGAAGGTGACGTTCTAGCAATCGATACATTCGGGGCTTCCGCACCTGGAGAAAAAATTATGGAAGAATACGGTTTTAGCGTAAGTAACGTGGTTGCACGCGTGAAAGCACTTCTTCAAAAATAA
- a CDS encoding recombinase family protein, protein MALIGYARVSTIGQENGLETQKQLLKEAGCKKIFFEKVTGTSTIKRNELKEVIEFLENGDTLVVTKIDRLARSIIDLNKIVKELNDKGVNIRFLKENMEFNADKNNNSLQNLLFNILGSFAQFERDIIVERTEEGRARAKKQGKHMGRPAQDKKAIQKALKLYDDRKTNEMSVNDISKITGVPRSTIYAELKKIQE, encoded by the coding sequence ATGGCATTGATTGGTTACGCTAGAGTTTCAACGATCGGCCAGGAGAACGGATTAGAAACACAAAAGCAATTATTAAAAGAAGCAGGTTGCAAAAAGATATTCTTTGAAAAGGTAACAGGAACAAGCACAATAAAAAGAAATGAGCTAAAAGAGGTTATAGAATTTTTGGAAAATGGTGATACACTAGTAGTAACAAAGATTGACCGGCTAGCACGTTCCATAATCGACCTAAACAAGATAGTCAAAGAACTAAATGACAAAGGTGTCAATATCCGTTTTCTAAAAGAGAATATGGAGTTTAATGCCGATAAAAATAATAATTCACTTCAAAATTTACTATTTAATATCCTGGGTTCATTTGCACAATTTGAAAGAGATATAATTGTAGAACGTACTGAAGAAGGTAGAGCGAGAGCCAAAAAGCAAGGGAAGCACATGGGGCGACCGGCACAAGACAAAAAGGCAATTCAAAAGGCATTAAAGTTATATGATGACAGGAAAACAAACGAAATGAGTGTAAATGATATTTCAAAAATAACAGGTGTGCCAAGATCGACAATCTATGCAGAATTGAAAAAAATTCAAGAGTAG
- a CDS encoding IS200/IS605 family accessory protein TnpB-related protein produces MGYTRSGRKQKYYTSVTYRFIKREKGWYVNASVERETPKVGTSNLTGLIGIDMNAGFFAICEIDRFGNPIKNWSIKVPMFSRRKDQITASMSDAIKEVLEYSVLVHKDIVIEKLDFSKKKAQLREQGPAYARMLSGFSYSTFRQLIEMKAKKLGVKIVRVNPAYTSQIGQMKFMARYGLSSHASAACMIARRGYRFKTEKPKYNTILSLPKNLNLDQSNFQKWRTITTHLKKEYLFQDKIEILKADR; encoded by the coding sequence ATGGGTTATACCCGGAGTGGGCGAAAACAAAAGTACTACACTTCTGTTACCTATCGTTTTATCAAGAGGGAAAAAGGATGGTATGTTAACGCTTCAGTTGAACGGGAAACACCTAAGGTGGGGACCTCGAATCTAACTGGACTTATCGGAATCGATATGAATGCCGGATTCTTTGCCATTTGTGAAATTGATCGGTTTGGGAACCCTATTAAAAATTGGTCGATTAAAGTCCCTATGTTTAGCCGAAGAAAAGACCAGATAACAGCCTCCATGAGTGATGCTATAAAGGAAGTCCTAGAATACTCGGTCTTGGTCCATAAGGATATCGTCATCGAAAAGCTGGATTTTTCCAAGAAAAAGGCTCAGCTGCGAGAACAAGGTCCTGCCTATGCTCGCATGCTTTCAGGGTTCTCCTATTCCACGTTCCGGCAATTGATAGAGATGAAGGCCAAAAAACTCGGAGTAAAAATAGTGCGGGTTAATCCAGCGTATACAAGCCAAATCGGGCAAATGAAATTTATGGCACGGTATGGGTTAAGTTCTCACGCATCTGCCGCTTGCATGATCGCAAGAAGAGGATATCGTTTCAAGACAGAAAAACCTAAGTATAACACCATCCTGTCATTACCAAAAAATCTTAATCTAGACCAATCAAACTTCCAAAAATGGAGAACCATCACCACCCATTTGAAAAAAGAGTATTTATTCCAAGATAAAATTGAAATATTAAAGGCTGATCGATAA
- a CDS encoding DUF1643 domain-containing protein has translation MVYYNAEYVKRIIDCQHETLTDSIQARYFLSIELKNASNKIATFIMMNPSKADQNISDITVNKLIKFAFTKGRGNIGIIQIVNLFPFYETNSPNLQAIINRVQNNNTLNLEDIISNNNNIIFKSLEESKWTILAWGDPSENIDIDLHQTQCRSIIKHIKNIDNSNIYVIKTHYKNILTNNGYPRHPSRPALNGFKKCKINKDNNIVIGEKIRH, from the coding sequence ATGGTTTACTATAACGCTGAATACGTCAAAAGAATTATAGATTGCCAACATGAAACACTAACAGATAGCATTCAAGCGAGATATTTTCTTAGTATTGAACTTAAAAACGCTTCCAATAAAATAGCTACTTTCATAATGATGAATCCTAGTAAAGCTGATCAAAATATCTCTGATATAACCGTAAATAAGCTAATTAAATTTGCTTTTACCAAGGGAAGAGGAAACATAGGTATAATTCAAATTGTGAACTTATTCCCTTTTTATGAAACAAACTCACCTAATTTACAAGCGATTATTAATCGAGTCCAAAACAACAATACTTTAAACCTCGAAGACATTATAAGTAACAATAACAATATTATTTTTAAAAGTCTTGAAGAAAGTAAATGGACTATACTTGCTTGGGGTGACCCCTCAGAAAATATTGATATAGACCTACATCAAACACAATGTAGATCTATAATAAAACACATAAAAAATATTGATAATTCAAATATTTATGTAATAAAAACCCATTATAAGAATATATTAACGAACAATGGATACCCTAGGCATCCCTCTAGACCAGCTTTGAATGGTTTTAAAAAGTGCAAAATCAATAAAGACAATAATATTGTTATTGGAGAAAAAATTAGGCATTAA
- a CDS encoding DUF4257 domain-containing protein — protein sequence MLNDIIFSMVIGGVVGIVGHVRKHGKIIMPRKTKRFIYLGFLEEMLFGAVAALLILIYTTPNSMVETIFLSALAGISGDIILTRFKALNENKEKES from the coding sequence GTGTTGAATGACATTATTTTCTCGATGGTTATTGGTGGGGTAGTTGGTATTGTAGGGCACGTTAGGAAGCACGGAAAGATTATTATGCCCCGGAAAACAAAAAGGTTTATCTATTTAGGCTTTTTAGAAGAAATGCTTTTTGGTGCTGTAGCAGCACTCCTCATCCTGATTTACACAACTCCAAATTCCATGGTAGAAACCATTTTTTTATCGGCCCTAGCCGGGATTAGTGGTGATATCATACTTACTAGATTTAAGGCACTTAATGAAAATAAAGAAAAAGAATCCTGA
- the sirA gene encoding sporulation inhibitor of replication protein SirA, with product MRHYQLYLIEDEFAAHYFGRERMFYQLFQEHDKAEGELKFITNKQITYITKSIEVLKIHNLIQKQLGKKKGFRAEHGTYSIELSGKLSAAKLRVYQDLITIEATGSYEAETIFFEVLRKCESSFMALDLDHQRFGWLRPIKERKYV from the coding sequence GTGAGACATTATCAGCTTTATTTAATAGAAGATGAATTTGCCGCCCATTACTTCGGAAGAGAGCGTATGTTTTATCAGCTTTTTCAGGAACATGACAAAGCAGAAGGTGAACTGAAGTTTATAACCAATAAACAAATAACGTATATAACAAAGTCGATAGAAGTTTTGAAAATCCACAATTTAATTCAGAAACAACTTGGAAAAAAGAAAGGGTTTCGTGCTGAACATGGTACATACTCAATTGAATTAAGTGGAAAACTAAGTGCAGCGAAATTAAGGGTGTACCAGGATTTAATCACGATTGAGGCTACAGGAAGCTATGAAGCAGAGACCATATTCTTTGAAGTGCTGAGAAAATGTGAATCCTCCTTTATGGCATTAGACCTGGATCATCAAAGATTTGGATGGTTAAGGCCTATTAAAGAGAGAAAATATGTTTAA
- a CDS encoding LysM peptidoglycan-binding domain-containing protein: protein MKKIWDRYSYAILLIILSCTVAFILSLRFNADVEEKFLTITVSEGDSLWEISNQYSNQHSFSNNEFVSWVQKHNEIDGDRIYPGEEIIIPVNYEVGSLTEYASAVEE, encoded by the coding sequence ATGAAAAAAATTTGGGACAGATACTCTTATGCAATTTTATTAATTATCTTGAGCTGCACAGTAGCTTTTATTTTATCATTACGTTTTAATGCAGATGTAGAAGAAAAGTTTTTAACGATTACCGTTTCGGAAGGGGATTCACTTTGGGAAATCTCTAACCAATATTCAAATCAGCATTCATTTTCTAATAATGAATTTGTTAGCTGGGTTCAGAAGCATAATGAAATTGATGGGGATCGAATTTATCCTGGGGAAGAAATCATTATTCCTGTAAACTATGAAGTGGGGTCTTTAACTGAGTATGCAAGCGCCGTTGAGGAGTAA
- a CDS encoding tyrosine-type recombinase/integrase, giving the protein MLFEDVLEEYLYHCQAKGFTAKTMKNKRQEYKQLKQYLKEKRAITELESITTHDLKAYVRLKQKDGLQPQSIVSMFKMIKAFFSWCENEEYIKENIAKKVEVPKVPIKILNGFTVKEVKSMIDAFSYKNYLETRNKAITAMLADCGLRAMEIRGLKSENVRETSILVNGKGNKERVVFISPALKRILIKYERIKKEYFKDIDTVDNYFLNYTGGSISHVALDNIIKKAGERAGIDGKRVSPHTFRHFYAVQCLTSGNIDVYSLSRLLGHSDISVTQRYLHTMNDEQLLNKAVSSSPLMNLRSRRNDE; this is encoded by the coding sequence GTGTTATTTGAGGATGTTTTAGAAGAGTATTTGTACCATTGCCAAGCGAAAGGATTCACTGCAAAGACCATGAAAAACAAACGTCAAGAGTACAAGCAGTTGAAGCAATATCTAAAGGAAAAAAGAGCAATTACAGAATTAGAAAGTATCACCACTCACGATTTAAAAGCGTATGTGAGGTTGAAGCAAAAAGATGGATTACAGCCACAAAGTATTGTTTCAATGTTCAAAATGATAAAGGCGTTCTTTTCATGGTGTGAGAATGAGGAATATATAAAAGAAAACATTGCAAAAAAGGTTGAAGTACCAAAAGTACCAATAAAGATTCTAAATGGTTTTACTGTCAAAGAAGTGAAAAGCATGATTGATGCTTTTTCATATAAAAACTATCTCGAAACCAGAAATAAGGCAATCACAGCAATGCTTGCTGATTGTGGATTAAGAGCAATGGAAATTAGAGGATTGAAGTCAGAAAACGTCAGAGAAACCTCTATCCTTGTAAATGGGAAAGGGAATAAAGAAAGAGTTGTTTTCATTTCACCTGCACTCAAAAGAATTTTAATTAAGTATGAGAGAATTAAAAAGGAATATTTTAAAGATATAGACACAGTTGATAATTATTTCCTCAATTACACAGGTGGTAGTATTTCACATGTTGCTTTGGATAATATCATAAAGAAAGCAGGTGAGAGAGCAGGTATTGACGGTAAAAGGGTTTCCCCGCACACTTTTAGACACTTTTACGCTGTCCAATGCTTGACGAGTGGTAATATTGATGTCTACTCTCTTTCACGCTTATTAGGGCATTCTGACATCTCTGTGACACAAAGATATCTGCATACCATGAATGATGAACAGTTACTAAATAAGGCAGTATCTTCTAGTCCATTAATGAATTTAAGGAGTAGAAGAAATGATGAATAA
- a CDS encoding YneF family protein — translation MGTGLWILVVILALVAGVALGFFIARKYMMDYLKKNPPINEQMLKMMMMQMGMKPSQKKINQMMSAMNKQQGK, via the coding sequence ATGGGTACAGGTCTATGGATTCTAGTTGTTATTCTAGCCTTAGTAGCTGGTGTAGCTCTAGGATTTTTCATTGCTCGTAAATATATGATGGACTATTTAAAGAAAAATCCGCCAATTAATGAGCAAATGCTAAAAATGATGATGATGCAAATGGGTATGAAGCCTTCTCAGAAGAAGATTAACCAAATGATGTCTGCTATGAATAAACAGCAAGGCAAATAA
- a CDS encoding McrC family protein, whose product MDDSKYKVPIRNLFCILCYANEMPELVRAINSADKDLPNLIVIAKLFIQEADQIIKRDLYKSYRSIEEETSQLRGKVLFNQSMQQIMNSKSYLTCEIDEFDENNLLNQLLKTTLVNLIGISQLPQNYKINIRSLLYGLSKVETIKIQRKHFISVLLNRNNFYYRTMLLLARLIYELQNVSEHDGELNLFEILNDEKKMQIIFEKFILNFFKYEQNAFQSRVEKLKWNLGIGNQNLVPEMNTDISLFSKDQKQKIIIDAKYYSKTLIDYFDVRKIRSSHLYQLYSYLNHSHDTISTRGILVYPTNGTSIDETYSLPIQVGNKIIDTTIRIYTINLNQDWGKIREQMLGLLENKI is encoded by the coding sequence ATGGACGATTCGAAATATAAAGTCCCAATCCGAAATCTATTCTGTATTTTATGCTATGCAAATGAAATGCCAGAGTTGGTACGAGCAATTAATAGTGCTGATAAGGATTTGCCCAATTTAATCGTTATTGCCAAACTATTTATTCAAGAAGCGGATCAAATTATTAAAAGAGACTTATATAAGAGTTATCGAAGTATTGAAGAAGAGACTAGTCAGTTAAGGGGAAAAGTTCTATTTAATCAATCTATGCAACAAATTATGAATAGTAAGTCGTATTTGACTTGTGAAATAGATGAGTTTGATGAAAATAACTTGCTGAATCAGTTATTAAAAACAACACTTGTAAATTTAATAGGCATAAGTCAGTTACCCCAAAATTATAAAATAAATATTCGCTCACTATTGTATGGACTTTCAAAAGTGGAGACCATAAAGATACAACGTAAACATTTTATCAGTGTTCTGCTAAATAGAAATAATTTTTATTATCGTACAATGTTACTCTTAGCACGTCTTATTTATGAATTACAAAACGTGTCAGAGCATGATGGTGAATTAAATTTGTTCGAAATATTAAATGATGAAAAGAAAATGCAGATAATTTTTGAAAAGTTCATATTGAATTTTTTTAAATACGAACAAAATGCTTTTCAATCTCGCGTTGAAAAGCTTAAATGGAATCTTGGCATTGGAAACCAAAATCTAGTTCCAGAGATGAATACTGATATTTCATTGTTTAGTAAAGATCAAAAACAGAAGATTATAATCGATGCCAAATATTATTCGAAAACATTAATTGATTACTTTGATGTAAGGAAAATAAGGAGTAGCCACTTATACCAACTTTACTCCTATTTGAACCACAGTCATGATACGATAAGCACACGGGGTATTTTGGTATATCCAACTAATGGAACTTCGATCGATGAAACATATTCGTTACCTATTCAGGTAGGTAATAAAATAATAGATACTACAATAA
- a CDS encoding DUF896 domain-containing protein, producing the protein MLSKEKMARINELARKAKSTGLTEAEAKEQTKLRSEYLTTFRNSMLDTLTNTKIIDPDGNDVTPEKIKQRKKYNLH; encoded by the coding sequence ATGCTCTCAAAAGAAAAAATGGCAAGAATTAATGAACTTGCGAGAAAAGCTAAATCAACGGGATTAACAGAAGCAGAAGCAAAGGAACAAACAAAATTAAGAAGCGAGTATTTGACCACTTTCCGCAATTCTATGCTGGATACATTAACAAATACAAAAATCATTGATCCTGATGGAAATGATGTAACGCCAGAAAAAATAAAACAAAGAAAAAAGTATAATCTTCATTAA
- a CDS encoding AAA family ATPase, protein MTIEDTILIKINKSYVEGMSAEELYKATSISWVISLDKLEEGNLKYFCAVYQNNIKEVYELHGHEPDQNEGKEARFILIGRLASDEIRNKLINLDVSKFHKGKGNPIKYNNLETLLNSGNKNQLPNIKENEEEIQVVEKEEELQKLDDIFISGEMQYKIIELLKYKKNIILQGSPGVGKTYIAEKLIKNTFNVTEKQLLLVQFHQSFSYEDFIEGYRPNKEGKFELQDGLFKQFVEDALQNAERDYFVIIDEINRGNLSKIFGELFMLIENDKRGKKIRLAYSKEEFTVPGNIYFIGTMNTADRSLANLDFALRRRFSFVHIEPAFNGEALDKFVTFLSNKGISEQFVNMIVHNINKVNQEIRNDFRLGKGFEIGHAYFTNVKGVHEISNWYNNIVEYELVPLIEEYYFDDEIKCKELIEVLTNGRFEI, encoded by the coding sequence GTGACTATTGAAGATACGATTTTAATTAAAATCAATAAATCATATGTTGAAGGAATGTCTGCTGAAGAACTATATAAAGCAACAAGTATAAGCTGGGTAATTAGCCTAGACAAATTAGAAGAGGGGAATTTAAAATATTTTTGTGCAGTGTACCAAAATAATATTAAAGAAGTTTATGAACTACATGGTCATGAGCCTGACCAAAATGAGGGGAAAGAGGCAAGATTTATTCTTATAGGTAGGCTCGCATCAGACGAGATCCGTAATAAGCTTATTAACCTTGACGTAAGCAAATTCCATAAGGGTAAAGGAAATCCAATAAAGTATAATAACCTAGAAACTTTGTTAAACTCCGGAAATAAAAACCAACTGCCTAATATTAAAGAAAATGAGGAAGAGATACAAGTAGTAGAAAAAGAAGAAGAGTTACAAAAATTAGATGACATCTTTATTAGTGGTGAAATGCAATATAAAATCATTGAATTACTAAAATATAAAAAAAACATTATCCTTCAGGGTTCTCCGGGAGTAGGTAAAACATATATAGCAGAAAAATTAATAAAAAATACTTTTAATGTAACAGAAAAACAACTTTTACTGGTGCAGTTTCACCAATCCTTTTCTTATGAGGATTTTATTGAAGGTTATCGTCCCAATAAAGAGGGGAAATTTGAATTGCAGGATGGTTTATTTAAACAATTTGTAGAAGATGCTTTACAAAATGCTGAAAGAGATTATTTCGTGATAATCGATGAAATTAATCGTGGAAACTTATCTAAAATTTTCGGTGAACTTTTTATGCTTATCGAAAATGACAAACGAGGGAAGAAGATTAGACTCGCTTATTCAAAAGAAGAGTTTACTGTACCTGGAAATATATATTTTATTGGCACTATGAACACTGCAGATAGATCATTGGCAAATTTAGACTTTGCCCTTAGAAGACGATTTTCTTTTGTTCACATTGAACCTGCATTTAATGGGGAAGCACTAGATAAATTTGTAACTTTTTTATCCAATAAGGGAATTAGCGAACAATTTGTTAATATGATCGTCCATAATATTAATAAAGTTAATCAAGAAATTAGAAATGATTTTCGATTAGGAAAAGGGTTTGAAATTGGACATGCCTATTTTACAAATGTAAAGGGAGTTCATGAAATAAGTAATTGGTATAATAATATAGTTGAGTATGAATTAGTTCCTTTAATTGAAGAGTATTATTTCGATGATGAAATAAAGTGCAAAGAACTTATTGAGGTGCTAACAAATGGACGATTCGAAATATAA
- the lexA gene encoding transcriptional repressor LexA: MTKISKRQQDILEFIKGEVKKKGYPPSVREIGEAVGLASSSTVHGHLARLESKGLIRRDPTKPRAIEILEVDETVNIPRNNVVNVPIVGKVTAGLPITAIENVEEFFPLPESLAPADEQVFMLEIMGESMIEAGILDGDYVIVRQQPTANNGDIVVAMTEEDEATCKRFFKEKDYIRLQPENSTMDPIILRNVSILGKVIGVYRHIH; this comes from the coding sequence ATGACAAAAATATCTAAGCGCCAGCAGGATATCCTTGAATTTATTAAAGGGGAAGTAAAGAAAAAGGGGTATCCGCCATCCGTTCGGGAAATTGGTGAAGCTGTAGGACTTGCATCAAGTTCTACCGTTCATGGTCATTTAGCACGATTGGAAAGCAAAGGACTCATTAGACGAGATCCTACTAAACCGAGAGCGATTGAAATACTAGAAGTGGATGAAACGGTTAATATACCAAGAAATAATGTTGTCAATGTACCAATTGTGGGTAAGGTAACTGCCGGTCTTCCTATTACCGCCATCGAAAACGTTGAAGAGTTTTTTCCACTCCCCGAGAGTCTAGCACCTGCAGACGAGCAAGTATTTATGCTAGAAATCATGGGTGAGAGTATGATAGAAGCAGGTATTCTCGATGGAGATTACGTAATCGTTAGACAGCAGCCAACTGCAAACAACGGAGATATCGTCGTTGCAATGACAGAGGAAGATGAAGCGACTTGTAAAAGATTTTTCAAAGAAAAAGATTACATTCGCCTGCAGCCTGAAAACTCAACCATGGATCCTATTATCTTAAGAAACGTTTCTATCCTTGGAAAAGTTATTGGGGTTTATCGACATATACATTAG
- a CDS encoding recombinase family protein has translation MNAIIYCRVSTNKEAQETSLKRQEEELTQLANQYHFHVVSIIREQASGYELERDGILELLDLLKDKDIQAVLIQDETRLGRGNAKIALLHCILKEDVKLYSISHNGELQLSESDSMVLKIVGMVEEYQRKLHNIKIKRGMKRAVAHGYKPEKNLKNLESSSGREKIEVPVEEIVRLRQNKLTFSEIAATLRGFGYNISKATVHRRYQEYQESVEPEEE, from the coding sequence GTGAATGCAATCATTTACTGCCGGGTAAGTACAAACAAAGAAGCCCAGGAAACTTCGTTAAAGCGTCAGGAAGAAGAACTTACACAGCTCGCTAATCAATATCATTTTCATGTGGTTTCCATTATTAGGGAACAGGCAAGTGGTTATGAACTGGAAAGAGACGGGATTCTGGAGTTGTTAGATTTATTGAAAGATAAAGATATACAAGCTGTGTTAATACAAGATGAAACAAGACTCGGAAGAGGAAATGCAAAGATCGCGCTTCTGCATTGTATATTAAAAGAAGATGTGAAGCTTTATAGTATTTCGCATAATGGCGAACTGCAGTTATCTGAAAGTGATTCAATGGTATTGAAAATCGTTGGTATGGTGGAAGAATATCAGCGTAAATTACATAATATAAAAATCAAACGTGGAATGAAACGAGCCGTTGCTCACGGATATAAGCCTGAGAAAAATCTAAAAAATCTCGAATCCAGTTCGGGGCGAGAGAAAATAGAAGTACCAGTAGAAGAAATAGTAAGACTTAGACAAAATAAATTAACCTTTTCAGAAATTGCTGCTACTTTAAGAGGATTTGGATATAATATTTCGAAAGCAACCGTCCACAGACGCTATCAGGAATATCAAGAATCTGTTGAACCAGAAGAAGAGTAG